Part of the Deltaproteobacteria bacterium genome, GAGACCTCATGCACATCCTGGGCCAGACTTCCATCAGAGCCACTTAAAAATCGAAAACGCTGGCTCGACATGGATGACTCCCGATTTCTTTGCGACTCATTATGCTGCTCCGCCCCTTGCCATTGGGCGTCCGTCTGCCCATCGGGAAGCTGGGTCTGCACCTCAAGCTTGCCAACCCGGAGGCCTTGCGCCTCGAGCTGGCCGCGCAAATGCCCAAGCTGCTCGTTCAGGGCCTGCGTTGTTTCCGGACTGGTCGCGCGCAGGACAGCCTGCACCTCCTTGCCATGAACCCGCAAAATAACGCTCACCTGGCCCAACTCGGGCGGATCGAGTCTGATGACCAGCTGCTTGCCGCCTTGGGACAAATTGGTGAACGCACCATTCTCAACCTGCTTGTACACCTCGGCCTGGCGCGCAAGCGATGCGTCCGCCTTGGCCGCCAGCGCTTCCGTTCTGGCCTGGCCTGTCACCG contains:
- a CDS encoding flagellar hook-length control protein FliK translates to MKKSAPSMGNTFSDGFADQKRSRHESGADSKFAFGQEKGAAMLAEPSGAAAPSFSMEAELAVTGQARTEALAAKADASLARQAEVYKQVENGAFTNLSQGGKQLVIRLDPPELGQVSVILRVHGKEVQAVLRATSPETTQALNEQLGHLRGQLEAQGLRVGKLEVQTQLPDGQTDAQWQGAEQHNESQRNRESSMSSQRFRFLSGSDGSLAQDVHEVSYTEKNSSGGLDLFA